The window TCCGTGACATGACGCTGCCACTGGTGCGGCTTGGCCGCTTTTTCGAGATCGAAGGGGGAGATGTCTTACCCGAAAGCTTTTATGTGGTCGTGGTCGGCGTTGCCGAAAAGAGGCTCGGCATCGTGGTTGACGATCTCTTGGGGCAGCAGGATATCGTGATCAAATCGATCGGAGAAACGTTCAAGGGGTTCAAGGGGATCTCCGGTGCCGCGGATCTTGGGGACCAGCGGACAATCCTGGTCCTGGACGTGGGTGGGATCATATCCGAGGCTACCCGGGGGAGCGTGTGATGGTGATCGCACATGTATAAGGACTTCTACGGTTTCAGCGACAAGCCGTTCAGCAAGACCCCCGACCCGCACTATCTCTACTTGAGTCGCGGGCACCGGGAGGCGCTGGCGCGGCTCAAATACGTGCTGGAGGAGCGGGAGATGGCCCTGCTCACCGGCGGCATAGGGTGCGGCAAGACCACCATCTCGCGGGCGCTCATGGATACCATGGGAGAGGGTTACCGCTTCTGCTTTGTCCTGAATCCGCGGCTTACCGCCATCGAATTCCTCCGCTACGTGGCGCGGAGCCTCTTCTCGGATATCCCTGCGACCAGCAAGGACGATCTGCTGCAAGAGATCACCGACGCACTCTACCGGCTCCATTGCGAAGGGATTTGCCCGGTCCTCGTCATCGACGAGGCGCAGTTGATCCCCGACCGAGAGGTCTACGACGAGATCCGCCTGCTGACCAACTTCCAGCTTGATGACCGCAACCTCTTGAGCGTGATCCTGATGGGGCAGCCGGAGATAAGGTCCATCCTGTCTGCGCCGCAGTACGAGCCGCTGCGGCAACGGATCGCCATCAACTACAGCTTGCAGCCGCTGACTCTGGAAGAAACCCAGGAGTACCTCGATTTTCGCATGGAGACCGCCGGCGGCAGCCCCGGACTCTTTGCCCCGGATGCGGTACAGAGGATCTTTGCACTGTCGGGCGGCGTGCCGCGGATGATCAATCTGATCGCCACCAATGCCCTGCTGGAAGGGTTTGACCGGGAGGCTGCCATGATCGATGCGGAGATCGTCGAAGCCCTGACGGCGGAACTGGCACTTTGAGCCAAGGAGTGGATGTTTCCCTATGAATCTGGCTGAGATACGCAAAAAGGCAAACAGGGATCGCGGGACTATTGTGGAGGCAACGCCCGAAACAGAACGGCCTGTGCAGAGCAGTTCCGATCTGGAGTTTCTGGATGATACTGTCGTGCCGGCCCAGCCTGTGCCAGCGGATGAGTTTGTGGAACCGCCTGTTGCAAGGGAAGAGGTTCTAGAGACCGCAGCTCCCCCTCAGCCTCCTCCCGATGTCCCGGTTATTGTCGCTCCCGGTCTGCCAGCCTCGAATGCCGTGTCGTTTGTTGCTCCGGCCGTACCCGGGGTATCGGATACGGATCTGCCCCCCATGGTTGAGGTCATCGGAGCAGATGCGATCGCCGAGCACCAACGCAATGGCTCGTTCGACCCGATCGCCCTGCTGCTGGCAGGGAGAGTCGCGGCCGGATTCGACGAGGAGATACCGCTGGCATCCCCTGACGGGACTGAAACCGAACAGGTGGATTATCATGAATTCCTCTGTTTCAGGGTGGCTTCTGAGCAGTACGCCATCAGTATCATGGAGATCAAGGAGATCATCAAACCGCGCGAGGTAACCGAGGTGCCGCGGGTCCCGGCATTCATCTCGGGTGTCCTCTCGCTGCGGGGGATCATTATCCCGGTATTCGCCATGGGGACGCGATTGCAGCTGGCCCCGGCCGGAGAACCGGGCAAAGAACGCATTATCGTGGTGAGCAAGGGTGAAGAGCTGTTTGGCCTGGCAGTGGATGAGGTGCTCCAGGTGGTGCGCGTGCCCAATTCGGCCATTGAACAGCCGCCACTGGTTCTGGACGGCATAGACCGCGATTTTGTCCAGGGGATCGGACGACACGACAGTCGCATGCTGATCCTGTTGAACCTGGCAAATATCCTCGATATCTCACTCTGCTGATTTTGGCAAAAGGAACGCCATGAAACGCAACAAAATATTGATCGTAGAAGATGAAGAGAGTCTCCTCAAGCTGGAGAGCATTCTCCTCACTTCCAAGGGTTACAAGGTGACGGGGGTGATGGACGGTCCTGCGGCGTTGGAAGAGGTTGCCCGGAGCCGACCCGACCTGGTCATCCTCGACATCATGCTGCCGGGGATCGATGGATTCGAGGTCTGTCGCAGGATAAAAGAGGATCCGTCAACCAGTGCCATCAGGGTGATCATGCTGACTGCCAAGAAGAACAAGCAGGATATGGAAAGGGGCATGCAGGCCGGAGCGGATGCCTATATTACCAAACCATTCAAGTCGGCATTCCTGATCGAAAGCATCGAGCGGCTCCTGCGCCCGGGCTTCGAATCACCTGCCTAGGGGTTATTATGCACCGGGATATCCAGGAGATACAGGTTGCCTGTTTTCGGTTGGGGGAAGACCTCTACGCCATAGATATCATGCGGATCAAGGAGATCATCCGTCCGCTCAAGCTGACGTCGCTTCCCAAGTTTCCCGCATTCATGGAGGGAATCATCAATCTGCGCGGCACGGTCATCCCCGTGGTCGATCTGCGCAGACGGTTCGACCTGCCGGATGTGGAGGACACCTCGTCTACCCGGCTGCTTATCGTCTCACTGGCAGGCCAGGTTCTTGCCCTGGTGGTTGATGAGGTCACCGAGGTCGTAACCGTGCCGGTGAAAGATATCAAGCCGCCGCCCCATCTGGGAGAGGGTATCGATGCCGAATACCTGATAGGGGTCTGCCTGGTGAAGCAGGATCTCATCATGCTGTTGAATATAGACAGTCTGCTTTCGTCACAGGAGGCCCATGAGCTGGGAACGGTTCGGGAACGGCTGGTGGAGTCCTGATCCGCTGATGCCCGTTTGTGGGGGGTCGATTTCAGGCCGTTGTCGTGAATGGATGGAGTGTCCGCTATGCAGATAGCCTGCCCCGGTTGCAAGGCTCACTATAGTTTCGATGAGAACAGGATTGCCGAAGGCGGCGTCAAACTGCGCTGCAGTAAATGCCGGACCATCTTCAGGGTTATGAAGAGGCCCAAGCAGTCTGCCGAGCCGGCAGTCCAGCCTCTTTTGGCTGGCGGCACCAGAGTCAAGGTTATCGTTGCCAACGAAAGTGCTGCATTCTGCTCGGCAGTCTGTAAGGTTCTTGCCAATGAGCCTTTCGACGTTTCGACCTATCATGACGGCAGGGATACCCTGTCAGCCATTGAGGCGGAACGGCCGGCAGTCGTCCTTTTGGATGTGGCGCTTCCCTCCATGTACGGGTTCGACATCTGTGAAGAGGTACGAAAGAATCCATCTCTCGATGGGGTCAAACTGATCCTGGTGGCTTCCATTTATGACAAGACCAAGTACAAAAGGACACCGGAGTCTCTGTACGGGGCTGATGCATATATCGAAAAACATCATATCCCTGATGCACTGGCAACGATGATCTACCGGCTGATTGGGGTCGAACCTGCGGCCGGCAAGGGGCTTCCGGCTCCACAGCCCGTGTCGGCATCCGACCGGGAAGCCGATGCGGAGCAGCTTTCCGTTGACGCCGAGCAGGAGTCGGCTCGTCGTTCGATGCAGTGGGATGAAGAGCGGGGCACTACCAATCCTCCCACGATGGAGAGAGGGGGGGGCACTGCCGAACATTCGGAGGATCAGGTCAAGGCACGTCGCCTGGCTCGCATCATCGTATCGGACATCCTCCTGTACAACCAGGCCAAGGTTGAGGAGGGAATCAGGAATGGCACCTTCTACGAACTGCTGAAGGATGACATAAACGAAGGCAGGGCGCTGTACGCCCGTCGGGTCGGGACAGAGATAGCCGTCTCCAGGGCCTATCTGGACGAGGCATTCGATCAGCTCATAGCTAACAAACGACAGGAAATGAACCTGTAGATTTTCAGGGGATACGTCCTGCGGGAGGAGTAGCATAGTGCAGACGTTGAGGGAACGACTGAGGTCTTCTGACGAGGAAATCCGCAGGATGACGGTGACAACCCTGTCCGGATACACCTTTGCCGAGGTCAAGGAGTTCGTCTACGAGGCTTTGGGGGACGAGAGCTGGCGAATTCGGAAAGAGGCCCTGAATGTGCTCTTTTCCTGGTCTTTTACAGAGCAGATCATTGAAGATCTGGTAGGGCTGCTTCGGGCCAGCGACAATGCCGGTCAGCGCAATTCTGCCAGCGAGGCGCTGGAAAAGCTTGGGGTCCAGACGTTGCCGGTCCTCTGCCGCCATCTCAGCGACAATGACCCTGATGTCCGTAAATTCATCATCGACATCCTGGGGAATATTGGTTCACCTGATGCAGTTCCGCTGCTGATCCCGGCGTTGCGTGATCCGGATTCCAACGTGGCAACGGCTGCTGCGGAAAATCTCGGCAAGATCGGCGACGAGCGGGCTGTCGAGGAACTGGTCAAAGTGCTCGACAGTAGCGATATCCCCCTGTGCTATACGGTCCTGGAGGCGCTGGGCTGCATCGGCAGGCCGGTGCCGCTGGCAACGATAACACCGCTGGCAGACGAAGTGCTGCTGAAAAAGCCGGTGATCGATTGCATCGGTATTGTGGGGGATGTGGAAGCGATTCCGCTTTTGATGGAAGGGCTTCGCGAAAAGGCACGTCATGTCAGGGCTGCTGCCGCCAATGCGATCATCCGGATTCGGGAGGACCTCCCTGCTGGGGTCGCTGCCGACCGGGTCGACCCTTACCTGCGCGAGATGGGGGGGACCCCCTTTGCCGCAGAGTTCATCTTGTCCCTGAGCGATACGGAACGTTTTCTGACGGAGCCGATGGTCAAGATCCTCGGTCTCATGGGTGATCCACGGGCGGTACCGGTTCTGCTGGAGGGATGCCGCAATGACCATCTGCGACGCTCATGCCTCCAGGCATTCCGCGAGCTCGGCACGCCGGGGGTGGAGGCCCTGCTTGCCTCTTACCAGACGGCCAACGAGGAGCATCGCTGCTACATGGCCTATGTCTGCGGCGAGCTCGGTATCCGCGAGAGCGTCGGGACCCTGCGAGGCGCGATGCGCGACCCGAGCCATGTGCTTCGTCGTGTCGCCGCGGTTGCCGCCGGCAAGATTTTCGAACCATGCCTGATCGACGATCTCGCCGCACTCTTAAATGACGAGGAAATCGACGTGCGTCATGGAGCCGTGGATTCTCTGGCTGCTCTGGCCCCGGTTGACAGGGAGTCCGTAGCTGCCATCGCAGGACGGCTCGCCGCTGCCGAACAACCAGAAAAGCGTCGTAGCTCAGCCACGGTTTTTGCCGCACTCCAGGACGGTGACCGTCTTGCCCGCCTGATAAAGGACGAAGACGCCAATGTTCGCAAGGCCGCCGTATTCGCCTTGGCGGAGTTGAAATCCCCGGTGAGCGTCAACCATCTGGTCCTTGCCCTCGTGGATGAAGAACCCGATGTCCGGATGGCTGCAGCAGGTGCTTTGGGGGCCCTGGGGGGAGAAAGTGCCGAGCAGGCGTTGCTCGTTGCCTTAAAGGACCAGAATTCATGGGTGAAATGTGCCGCCCTCAGGAGCCTGGGTGCATTGCGGGTTGCTGCTGCCGAATCCGCAATCGTGGGGCTCATCGAAGAGACCGATGGACTGGTGCTGATCTCGGCTTTGCGGACGCTCCTGGACATCAATGGTGAACGGGCTCATCAACTGGCCCGCAATGCCCTTGCCCATCCCGATAAGGAGGTGGTCAAGGCGGCCGTTGAAATACTCTCGCATACCAACGACAGCTGGCTTGACGAATTCCGTGATCGACTGCTCTTTCACGAACATTGGGACATCCGCAGTCTCTTTATCAAGGCCCTTGCCGAACACCGGGGGGTTCAAGCCCTTCCTGCCCTGCAGGAGGC of the Geobacter sp. genome contains:
- a CDS encoding AAA family ATPase, with the protein product MYKDFYGFSDKPFSKTPDPHYLYLSRGHREALARLKYVLEEREMALLTGGIGCGKTTISRALMDTMGEGYRFCFVLNPRLTAIEFLRYVARSLFSDIPATSKDDLLQEITDALYRLHCEGICPVLVIDEAQLIPDREVYDEIRLLTNFQLDDRNLLSVILMGQPEIRSILSAPQYEPLRQRIAINYSLQPLTLEETQEYLDFRMETAGGSPGLFAPDAVQRIFALSGGVPRMINLIATNALLEGFDREAAMIDAEIVEALTAELAL
- a CDS encoding chemotaxis protein CheW — its product is MNLAEIRKKANRDRGTIVEATPETERPVQSSSDLEFLDDTVVPAQPVPADEFVEPPVAREEVLETAAPPQPPPDVPVIVAPGLPASNAVSFVAPAVPGVSDTDLPPMVEVIGADAIAEHQRNGSFDPIALLLAGRVAAGFDEEIPLASPDGTETEQVDYHEFLCFRVASEQYAISIMEIKEIIKPREVTEVPRVPAFISGVLSLRGIIIPVFAMGTRLQLAPAGEPGKERIIVVSKGEELFGLAVDEVLQVVRVPNSAIEQPPLVLDGIDRDFVQGIGRHDSRMLILLNLANILDISLC
- a CDS encoding response regulator translates to MKRNKILIVEDEESLLKLESILLTSKGYKVTGVMDGPAALEEVARSRPDLVILDIMLPGIDGFEVCRRIKEDPSTSAIRVIMLTAKKNKQDMERGMQAGADAYITKPFKSAFLIESIERLLRPGFESPA
- a CDS encoding chemotaxis protein CheW, giving the protein MHRDIQEIQVACFRLGEDLYAIDIMRIKEIIRPLKLTSLPKFPAFMEGIINLRGTVIPVVDLRRRFDLPDVEDTSSTRLLIVSLAGQVLALVVDEVTEVVTVPVKDIKPPPHLGEGIDAEYLIGVCLVKQDLIMLLNIDSLLSSQEAHELGTVRERLVES
- a CDS encoding response regulator — its product is MQIACPGCKAHYSFDENRIAEGGVKLRCSKCRTIFRVMKRPKQSAEPAVQPLLAGGTRVKVIVANESAAFCSAVCKVLANEPFDVSTYHDGRDTLSAIEAERPAVVLLDVALPSMYGFDICEEVRKNPSLDGVKLILVASIYDKTKYKRTPESLYGADAYIEKHHIPDALATMIYRLIGVEPAAGKGLPAPQPVSASDREADAEQLSVDAEQESARRSMQWDEERGTTNPPTMERGGGTAEHSEDQVKARRLARIIVSDILLYNQAKVEEGIRNGTFYELLKDDINEGRALYARRVGTEIAVSRAYLDEAFDQLIANKRQEMNL
- a CDS encoding HEAT repeat domain-containing protein; translation: MQTLRERLRSSDEEIRRMTVTTLSGYTFAEVKEFVYEALGDESWRIRKEALNVLFSWSFTEQIIEDLVGLLRASDNAGQRNSASEALEKLGVQTLPVLCRHLSDNDPDVRKFIIDILGNIGSPDAVPLLIPALRDPDSNVATAAAENLGKIGDERAVEELVKVLDSSDIPLCYTVLEALGCIGRPVPLATITPLADEVLLKKPVIDCIGIVGDVEAIPLLMEGLREKARHVRAAAANAIIRIREDLPAGVAADRVDPYLREMGGTPFAAEFILSLSDTERFLTEPMVKILGLMGDPRAVPVLLEGCRNDHLRRSCLQAFRELGTPGVEALLASYQTANEEHRCYMAYVCGELGIRESVGTLRGAMRDPSHVLRRVAAVAAGKIFEPCLIDDLAALLNDEEIDVRHGAVDSLAALAPVDRESVAAIAGRLAAAEQPEKRRSSATVFAALQDGDRLARLIKDEDANVRKAAVFALAELKSPVSVNHLVLALVDEEPDVRMAAAGALGALGGESAEQALLVALKDQNSWVKCAALRSLGALRVAAAESAIVGLIEETDGLVLISALRTLLDINGERAHQLARNALAHPDKEVVKAAVEILSHTNDSWLDEFRDRLLFHEHWDIRSLFIKALAEHRGVQALPALQEALKCEPDDLVRRQIMDIVDGFA